A part of Pirellulaceae bacterium genomic DNA contains:
- a CDS encoding MBL fold metallo-hydrolase, whose protein sequence is MRLVCLGTTGYHPSQSRHTACYYLPDQGIVLDAGTGLFRLIDQLLQAPRRHIDLILSHAHLDHIVGLTFLLDVMTVTGLEQVRIWGQADKLDAVREHLFHAALFPVAPSYDFRPLAGASGRVPLAEAELEYFPLDHPGGSTGMLISTADKRLAYVTDTTPQHDPQLAKQLQGVDLLLHECYFGDQHQQLGLRTGHSWLSAVTEFVKLTRPRQTLLIHVNPLATDAENELGLDAEHRELGMRLAEDGMVVQV, encoded by the coding sequence ATGCGATTGGTTTGTCTCGGAACGACCGGCTACCACCCCAGCCAGTCCCGACATACCGCTTGTTACTACCTGCCCGACCAAGGCATCGTGCTGGACGCCGGAACCGGGCTGTTTCGGCTGATCGATCAGTTGCTGCAAGCCCCGCGCCGACACATAGACCTAATCCTCTCTCACGCACACCTAGACCACATCGTAGGGCTAACCTTTCTTCTGGACGTGATGACGGTGACCGGGCTGGAGCAAGTCCGCATTTGGGGACAGGCCGACAAACTGGACGCCGTACGCGAGCACCTATTCCACGCGGCGCTGTTCCCGGTTGCTCCCAGTTACGACTTTCGACCGCTTGCAGGAGCTTCGGGGCGCGTGCCACTGGCCGAAGCGGAACTGGAATACTTTCCTCTGGATCACCCCGGTGGATCAACGGGTATGTTGATTTCGACTGCCGACAAGCGGCTGGCCTACGTGACGGACACGACGCCACAACACGACCCGCAGCTAGCCAAGCAATTGCAGGGCGTCGATCTGTTATTGCACGAGTGCTATTTCGGCGACCAGCACCAACAGCTTGGGCTGCGGACTGGTCATAGTTGGCTGTCCGCAGTAACCGAATTCGTCAAACTGACCAGACCGCGACAAACACTCCTGATTCACGTCAATCCGCTGGCGACCGACGCTGAAAACGAACTTGGTCTTGATGCCGAACATCGCGAGCTGGGCATGCGACTGGCAGAAGATGGAATGGTGGTACAGGTGTGA